The genomic stretch GAGAGCACACAATATCTCTCTTGTGCAGCTGCTTAAACAAAGCAGGCACTTAATTCCCCTTAGGAATGGGGAAATGTCTGTTCACTGCTAACAAAAAGTCTAGATCTAGAGGACACCTCAAAGAGCTAACACAGCATGATATcatattaaagttaaaaaatctGCTGACATTTTGGATTTATATACGGAAGGAAAACGCTGGTTAGTAATCAGTGAGAATAGTTTCTTCTTCAGTGTCTAAAGTTGTCATTTAAACTCTACTTCCTTTGGCCTTAATTCATTCCCCTGTTGCAACATACACTGTGAACTTTGGCAGAATGTAtagatataaaatatattaagtCTCGTGAGTTCCAGCCATGTTCTCCAAAGTGCCTGATGAGATGGAGTCCCTCTGTGGGTCCCCAAACATTAAATCTTTCTACTGGCCCAAGACAAATGTGAACTTTTCCACACAGAGAGCTGTTCTACTGCAATTCCCTGGACAAACACGTCTCACAAAAAGATCCACGCTAACGAAATAGCCTAAGAACTAAAATATAATACAGTAGAGTAGATCACTGTGGTTGGAGGGTAACGCACCTCCTTCCACGTTTCTCCAGCATCCTCCCTTACCAACGTCCCcatcccctctctctcctccaaaGTTGTCGTCGTACTCACCAACACTAACAGCCAAATACATTAACTCCCCTCTTCAAAGACTCCACAAGATTAATATATATTGCAATATAATGGCAatataattacagtaaaattaaGAATACCAGTAGGCTAATACCAATACAGAATCACTACATATAAATATcaaatttgtgtattttgtaaatctatgaaaacaaaaagtttagATACAAGCCTGATGAGACAAATAATTAATGGTTTCACCTAAACCATAAAAAAGGCAAAGCAGGAGATTTCACTGTGCTGATTCTGCACATGTATGAGGCTTCTGATTGagtgtttattcatttttaaatggacttttttttttttttgcttttgaagCATTCAAGGCTTACTTATCCTGATTAAGAGTTAGAACATTGCTGTCCATTTAGGccagaaaaacagtaaaagcagGGCTTCTGGTTACTGTGTACTGTAGGtaactaaaaaatatttaaacaagcTACTTTGCCCTGACTTTAATGTCCCTTTGTACTAAATCTTTCCTTTAAGCCTCTCTGAAACTGTGAGAGCCCCAATACAATTGGGGTCCACGAGCCACTGTGGATGGGCGTTCCAGCATTGTATTATCAGATGTCCCTGTGAACGACGGCTTTATGAGGTCTGCAAATGATTCGGATCGAAGTGGCAGATGCTATCTATTTACAGCTTCATTTTGACATACAGTATTGGTAAATAATGCCTTCCTCAAAATGTACTGTAGAACCATCAAGGAATGTTAACATACGTCACAATTAGGAACTAAATAGTTACGACTGAACACAGGTCCACCAAGTAAAGTAAATCAAGACAAGAATATATACAGTACAAATTAATAGATGGTATTTAACATTTGAAGCTCATCAGCAATTTTTCATGATGTTTCCAGGGAGAATTTTAATCAGGGGGGCCTCGGTCAAAACTGCATCTTAAGGAGTGTAGGCTGGAATGGATTTAGAGATCGtttgcgcgtgtgtgtgtgtgtgtgtttttgtctgtccaAGAgagcgcatgtgtgtgtttgtctttggaGTTTGAGTGCTTGAGTGCGAGTGAgctggagagaaagagagagcgatGTTCACATTTGTGTGCATGCGTTAGCAAGAATTTCAGATGCACTTCCTTCTCCAAACCCCTACTGGGTTCCACACACTGACCAGAGCAGCTGTTCCTTCACCAGTTCATGATGCAGTTTCTGTTCAAGGTCATGAAGTACACCTGGCTGCTGCCTCCTGACCGCACTGAGGCGAAAAACACCTGAGAAACAACACACAGGACACGCATACAACTTCATCACATCATCTCAAAAGGaataacaaaattaaaagtTACGACAATTTTAGTGTCtgacaatatatttgtgtgggACCTTTTGTACAAAGACAGAGAGTGGAATCACTGGTCTCATCCGACTTTCCTCTTGAGAGTTAAATGACAGCAGTGATTCCAGTCTCGTGTCAGTCCACAGAATATGAAGCTACATCTAGTAGCTGAATAGCTTAGCTTGAGGATGTTATGTGCTGCAGCATTTCTTGGCGAAGCACAATGATTTCTGGAGTCTTGTTATCCTAGGgaagttgccaggcaaccagtgGAGACTAGGTCATCACTACTTCCAGCCAAGAAACAGACTTGATAAATTACAACTTCACATTTTCATACTTTGGTTTTTCAACTCATTAAACAACAAGTTATACCATGTTAATATGTCACCTTTAAGGTTCTGGTACAGAcatcatcctttttttttaaattttattttgactGCTTCTTCATTACAAATacatcaacaataaaaataaaaacactcacTCTAGCATACAAAGAAGATCCTCTGCAACTCTTGGCAAAAAGGCCTCTGATACTGATCTTAGTATTATTGTCCTGCATAAATTTGCATGCaggtgtttctgtctcttacctTGTCATTTCGCTCACAAAGGAACTTCAGCCTCTGAGCTCTTTTGTGCATGAAAACGCCGTCCAAGTGACCGGTCTCCACAGAGCGGATCTCAATGGCCTTTTCTCCCCAACCCATGATCTGGTTTGAGCAGATATGAGCTGTAGAGAAAAGTGTAACATTAGTACTGGACAAGCTAATTACAGCTTATCTATATGGTACACGTTATGTAAGTTATGTCCACGTTGTTGGGTTTGAACCGTACCAACTGAAGTGGGCATCTCGCCCCACTGCAGGACAACGTCCTTGATGATGCGTCCGTAGGTGTTGACGTAGACGCCCTCGTCCTCGTAGCACAGCAGCATCTCCATGCCATCTGAGCTGGGCAGGAACACGATCGCGTGTGGAGTCACATGACTCTGGATCTGtttcagatgaaaacagaagGAATAAGCTCTGGCAGGTTTCATACCTCCTACGACGCTGCTGTCTGACAGTTGTAAAACTTACATGAACAGGGATATAAATGTCATAGTTGTTTCCAGAGTCCACATCGATAGCATGGAAGCCAGCGCAAGAACCATAGATGACCTTCAACCTCTGACCTTCCTCCACTGTCAGGTCAACCAGGACAGGTCTGTGTGGCAAGTCTGCAAAAGACTGGTTGAAAGGGGTGGAGGGGGTTTCCAAGCAGAAAGTGAGTGTGAGCCGATAATCAACTTGAATGCTCTTCTGCTTGACTGACCTTGCATAACTAATCCACCTCATAGGAAAAAGGAGACTTACCTTGAAGGCCATGAATTTGTGATAAGGTTTAGGCGCCCAAGCATACACTTCCACTGCATTCTTCAAAGCAATCACCAGGAACTTTATCCTCTCATATTTCACTAGACAGAACAACCACAAGGCCACCTGACATTAGACACTTGTAATTAATAATTCACTGTGCCAAATGCATTCATCAGAATTTGACTGGAGTGGAATAGACAGCAGTGATAAATAGCCAGCGTCTGTCACTCACCCACTTTGTAGTGTACGCAGCCCTCCATCTCCCCCACTGTGGTCCAACCTTGCTTCTTTTCCACCTCGGGGTCATTGTGGAGGATCTTATTCCTCAGCCATGCCAGGTAGTAGACACGCACCTTGTTTTTCTTGCCTTAATAGACACAAAGGGAGATAAATCATAAATGAGACTACAATAAAGCAgttctttaaatgcatttatagTGCAGTAAAGATTAGcttttatattttcaaaatgtgcacACCATACAGAGATATATgatttaaaatccattttatatcaaacaatgtattttctgtgattttactgttttatagtaaatgacaaactgtgaAACATAATTATTGTTTCTGATTGAACACGATGACTGCCTGTACCTGCTTGTTTATACCAAGTGGTTGTTTCTCAGTGTTGTTGTGtctaaaaatctgataaaagcATCAGTGCTCGATTAAATGTCATCACACTTTTAATATTAGTATATTGCTTGAACCAAATTTgcttgacattttaaagaaaagggAAGTATCAATTTAAAAACATACTATAAAACTACTGAAAGACAGTGTATGTCTATATCAAATATAGCTTTGGTCAATATCTACAAGCCCTAATATACCTTATTCCACACAAATAAAACCAGCCTTCCTATGATTCTGAAATGCAAAGTCCAAgtgtaatgtaaaaatattactCTAAAAAAATCTCCAACATTTAGCATCCATCATTTGGCATCCCATTAAGAGAGCGGTCTAATGCCAAAAACAGACGACCTTAACCAACTGTAGTAGAAGTACACAAGCAATGAGCAGCAGTTATGACCTGATATGGTGATGAGCAGGTTGAGGCCCTCTAGGACATCCATCTGTTGGAACCTGCGGGAGTTGATGAGGGGGTAAACTTTGCCCTGACCACTACGGTCCAGCAGCTTCAAACCGTTCTCTGTTCCCACCAACAGGTTCACACCTGGAGACGCACACGTACGAATAAATAGCttcttcatttgcataaaatgagtttaattaCCGTCTCTCCTCTGGCCACAGCcaaaaataatttcacattaTACCTCTGACATAAGTACTGTGCATCTTACTTCGTCtgctttctttttcaattaCCATTTCAACATCACGACCTGCTGCAACTCCACCACTGTATAGTAACCTTTTCCTCTCAGTACACAGAGTCATCATggtatttataaaaaaaaacaggttgtgAGAAGAATCTAGAACTGATGTGATAAAAATTGCTTTGAAAATTAAAGTGGGAGCACAATGGTCTCACATGCTGAGTCATTAATGTCACAACAGATCAATTTCAAATTCACTTGTTTTAGTTTTGGTAGTACACGTGACCATAGCTCTGCTGGAGTGGACATATAAAAAGTGGTAAAATAACAAAGGTTAAAATAATTTATCTTTTGGGGAGGTTCAACAATCTGACTGATTTCTCTGTAGTCTATATGTGTTGAACCTGAGCCTGTTTACTCAACAGATACACCATAATTTCAGTGATAAAGTGAGTCTGAGGCATTTAATCTCTGCacttttcattgatttttttgcacTTAATCAGTTCTCACCCCAAAGTGCAGCACACAGGATCTCAGAGTTGAACCTTTTCTTGTATTTGCGGATCTCAGGTGTGTCATTGGGGGGGCGTGTGTTGGTGGGGTTGACATTCACCATGGATCCTTTTCTTACCTCCATCTTCAGCTGCTCAAACCTGGAgcctacacacagagacagcagtAAGAGAGGCTTAATCATAGAGGGCACATACAAACCAAAGCAAACTGgaacaagacataaaaccaaGGCACAAATGTTCAATTATTCCTCTCCATTAAATGGAAATGACAGTCCATtcacaaactgcattttcataGAACTTATGTAATGCAATAAGAAATATTCTCAGGCAAAACTTCTCTTCACTGCACAAGAAAGAACGTCAATGGATGACGTAATGAACACTTTTTCAGTCAGCTATTGCTTCCTTGTTCAATGTTCAACACCTCAAAGCAGATGTTGCAAGACATTTGAAAAGCGTCTGACTCACCAGTGATAGACATGTTATCCCCTGTACCTGGTGACTGGTACATGCCCAGATCCACAAAGGTGGTAAAGGAGGACTTCCCAGATGCCTTAACCAAACCTCTGGACTGATACTGGTGGGGCAGAATGGATACATGAGTAGGATAGTGCTGTTTAAATCAACCATCAATCATATCggtatagattttattttgtctgacaaaatgttaaaaattataTCCTCTGTGCTTCATTAAAACAATTTTAAGATGCATATTACTGATGACAGTACACTAACAAActgaactgactgactgaagtgTTAAGGGTGAATTTTATGGCTGAAATCATGACAAATATGGagcacataaaaataaaccgGGAATATAGGACTGATACTTAGCATCAGTGAAACTTACATCATAAACAGAATCCTTCCCTGGAGAGGAGTGAGTGGCTGAATCAGTGGGGGAGTGGGAGGGCTGCACCACATCTGGCAAGTTAGTGTATCCATTATGGCTCCGCTTCTCTGGGGTCTTTCAGGTACAATACATACAcacgcacgtacacacacacacacagaatgccATGTATTACATAAAGACACAACAGGCTTACATTTAGGCTAATCTGCTGCACCAATTACTAGATAAGATGTATGGTGGGCCCACAGTAACCACAAAAACtaaagtaaatgttttgtgtttaaaaagtcaGCTTAATGTGCTAAATACTGTGGGAACCAGCACACTGTTATGTCTATTATGTCACTGATGTCCCCTTGTTAGTTATAAGCAGCTGTAAAGGTTTATCTAGAATTCTGTTCTGCTTTCTCTCACCATCATCTGATTCCAAATGGTTATCTGAATAGTCCCGGTTCTGCTGTCATGGACACATGTATACTTcccaaaaactgaacaagactTGGAGTGTTTTACTGCCACACTAAAAAGTTACTAGTTTAAAAAAGGGGGAAACTAAAAGTATTGCACTTTTTGAAGGCCAGAGTATAAAACAGTAGTATGTCTGACTGATGCTCTACAAAAACCTGAATTTTCTACAGGTAGAACTTTTAAATGTATGCTGCGGACAAACTATACATGATGTTCtctaagaaagaaagaaattcatGATTTGTTGGTGCAGCAAGAAGGTTCTGGGTTTGAACCAGCGGGTCAGCTAAGGTCTTTCTGTGTGGTGTTTGCATATTCTCCCTATTCTCCCAGTTGCTAATGCTAACTCACaaagtccaaagacatgcaatGGTGGGTTAATTAAGGACTCTAAATTGGCTGTAGATGTGAGTGTGAGTATGAATGTCAGTCACTCTGTGTTAGCTCTGCGATGGCCTATCATGTGTGGATCCCACCTCTCACCCACTGTTAGCTGGAATAGTCTCCTGACCCACGACAATATAAAGCGGTATAAGCTAATGGGTGGATGGACTTACATCTTCTGTTTTTTCCAAAGCATATTTTACGTAAATTCAGGACTTCATGGGAAGAATTCCATTTGCATAAGAATTTACAACGTGGATTCCTTGAAGATATTAACTGACCAATCCAGACAGTGACATAAATAATGGACTGCTACTGTTCTAAAGTGCTGAATTTCTGTTTCAGTCAGAGAGACTGGTTTGAAAACTTACTTTGATACCAGAAAGCATAGTTCCTGTATGTGTGACTAATcaaaatttttttctgtgtgcacCATATTGcagttgtcattttatttataatgacaaacaaataaataactcTGTATCTTTTCCTGGAATTCAGTAGTATAAATTTAGCTTGTCACAAACACACCTTTACTGTATactgaaatacacacacaactaTTATGCTTTAGCGAAGGTGACAAGTCTCCCATTCAACTCATTATGAGCCTCCTGGAAGATGTACACTGTCGTGTGTCTGTCACTATTAATATCTCAAAAATATCCACCAGCCTTACTGGGGTTGGTTTAAGGGTGGCTTTTGGCaatctacaaaataaaaaaagctaaattgtGAAACTAAAAGTCTGACAGTTACCAACAAAAGATGTGCAATGCAGAAACTTTATCTATGTAACATTACTGTTTATTGAAGAGATACTTGGCACTGTCTTTAATGTCACAATTTATGTTTCAGACATCTTAATTTATCAGACTTAATTGTGGGTATATGGAAAATTCCTCCACAACAACACCTAACAACAACATGGACAAAGTGCCCTTGTCTTTTACTGCTTTATAATGTTCTCTGACACATATTGCGTTAATTTCTCCATGAAATCACAATGCATTTTCAGCCTCATTACATATACAGATGACTCACTCTCTGCACCAGCATGGTCTGATCCCCATAGCCTCCAGCTTGCTCTCCTTCTCCCCCCTCACCCTCGTCTTCATGAACCACCATGGTGTTGACTGAATCAGTGTCTGCGTCCCTGTGACTGCCATCACAACAGGAACAGAAGTCAAGGATGACACAGGACCAGGCCAGTTTTGTAATGGAGAAGATCCAGTGCATAAAGTGTAACACAGTTTTACAGAAGTACTTAACTTTTTATTCAAAAGTAAAGTTGaagcaaaagaaacaaatgttgGTTTCCTGAGTTGTCAGTATTTGGGGGTGTTAGTGTTACCGATCTGTGGggctttcttcctcctctgctccctCGCCACTCTCGCTTTCTTCACTACTCTCGCTGCTCTCTGAAGAGGAGGAGTAATCATTGGCCTTGACCGGGGGTCTTGGTGGTTCCTCAGCACGTTCCTTGGCAAAGAGGCCATGGTCCTGCACACATGTGACCACAGTTTACTTTACAAAggcattttaaagacattttaaacataattcCAGCTTTTCAAATAAAGTAGCAAAATCCATAACAGTAATATATGCACGACTACTATTGAAGACAATCCAAACACAATTTAACATGAGGGGTCATCGGGAGGATGAGCGCAGAAACAGTCCCAACGTAAGTGATTAAAATGATTACAAGGCTGAGTGTAGGGTGTCCACATGGTAACAGAGTAAATGCAAACACAATTAAAAGGCTTTTatagaaagaaaataatttaatttatagACCAAACATGATTTaccccataaatgaagacagtcTAGATCATGCTTTTAATTCTCTTTGAACATTATACAgccaaacaaaaatacaaagtcATGCATGGACATTGAGCATCACATAGCACAAGAAGACACAGTGATACTAACCTCCCCTATAGCTCTCTTGTAACTCTGCACATTTGAGGTAAAGTCAACAACAGGGATTTGAAAAGAGGAGAAACATAAGGGGAAATAGCAACAGTGCCTTAAGTGTAAAGTTAAAATGAGGAGAAAACTTTCAGTTAGTATACTTTAAGCCATTTTACAGAACAAGTGCATCAAACTAAGCACAGCAAGTCAGCCTTTTTTTCTATAACTGCTTTTCTATGGCTTAATAGTAATGTTAAAAGTAGCTTCATAAGTAGGGGAGAGTGAAGGGGTGACCAATATAATGTCTGTTTGAGAGAAGCACTTACGGCGGGGCGCCCGGGACGGGAGGAGGTTCGTGACTCTCCTGGCTTATGACGACTATCATGGGAGAGAATGGGTGAATCCATTTTGGAGGAACCTGAAAATAACATTGTACAGTTTAGTTATGAATCTGAAATTAGACTTCCTGCGAAGACAGTCTGCTGAGAAATAGCATTTGGGAGGCAGGGACTCACTGAGGATGCGATGCCTCTCCAGGGAGCCAGTCTGGGGCAGATTGGATATGATGTTCATACTGTCTCCTCTCTCCCAGCGATCATTGCGGCTGAGATCTGGATTGCTGCCACGGGGACACAAATCAGTCAACTCAACTTGTCATTACAGCTCACCACCATTTAAAAGGCACTAATTTACGGACATATCTTCTCAAAGCATTTGGCTGTCTTCAGTACCTGGCTCTTACTGGATGCCGTATTCCAGATGTTAGGTTGGTGTTGAGAGCTGTGGCAATAGAAGCTGTCCTCTGGGGAATCTAAGGACATTAAAATCATATTCTTACATTTACTAGTATTTTGTGGTAGCTTACAAAGTAACTGAAAGGTTTATTAAGCAACAGTAATTTAATAATTGATTGACcaagatgcatttttattgtatatacCACCTTCTGAGATAATCACATAAATATAATGCTCAAGTTCAGCTTCACAAGAGTTTTTCCTAGATGTAAGCAAATGAGAACAGCAACACCAAGACAAAACAGTAAGTggaaaaacagtttaaagtgaGACCTTTCAATGTCAGATTACTAGCTGTAGTCCAACTATATAAAATCTTGCATAATGCTGAGTGGATATGAGAAATGTGTTAAAGTGCAAATTGGAGTTATCGTTTGGGGGGCACAATTAATGCTGAATCAAAATCAGCCACTGCATCTTACCTTGGGTGGGAGTTCTACATCTGGCAGGCGGATCCAGGGTCCACGATCCTCCCTGATTTGATGTGCTTGTGGTGCTGGGGTTTCAGAAGTGGGGTCCGAGTTCTGACGCACCAGCTCTCTAGAATGGATGGGGCGGGGTGTGGGGGTGAGGGAGGGGTCCTGGGTGGGGAAGGCGGACATAGTCTTAGTGGGCTGATCACAGAGGGACTGGGAGCGAGGGACAGGGGCAGCATAAGGTTTTAGTGGAACCAGGTGAGCCATCTGGAACTGCAGAGGACAGGAGCAGCAGTACACCAGGAGGGAGGAGCAGCCGAGCGGAAGGAAGTACGCAAAAGGCAGTCGGAGAAGCAGGCCGTAGAGGAGAAGAATGcatgattgtgtttgtgtgttgaagTGAGATTGTGACATGTGGATAACAAGTGGCAATGCATGTgtggaaaaggagagaaaagaagaaaaagaaggtgTAAATAAGGTAGCACAGACAATTCAGGGTAGAGAAGCTAAAAAATCAGAGAAAGAGCAAGCACAAGCACTTGTGTCTTCTGCTGTTCTCCTGGAGAATTAaattaattgaattttaaaCCCACCTTGCTCTGCCCCCCTTGGGGTTCAACTGGCCTCTGCATCGGTGGGGTCTGTACAGACTGGACCCCTCCTGACTGGCTGATTGAGTCAGAGCGTGACTGGATGGCAGTGTCAGAGACAGTGGTGCAGATTTTAGGTGAGCCCTGTCTGTTAAGCTTACTTCGCTCCTCCACCTGGAATTAGGACAGTGAAAGAGGGAATTAGTCTGCAGTGCACCAACTTGTGAGAGTGGCATGTAATGCTTCAAATGCAGGTAACACTATTACCTCACGGGCCCAGGTAGGTTTATTGTTGGGCTCCAGGTTTTTGTTGTAGTGATAAAGCTGGGGCTTCTTttcttgctgctgttgttgcagaGAGACCAAATAGGCATGCTCTTGCTGCAGCTGTCTCTGCAGCCGCTCTGACTGACGCTGTTCCTCAAGCTGCTTGCGCTTGTATTCctgagcaaaaaaacacaatgcagtCAATATGTTGTTAGCCTTAAACTGGACCCAACAGACACACTATGCAAGGTTGTAACTGAACCACTGCatgtggaaacagaaaggctcCTCTTGCTTTAACTACATGTTGATGTTTGCACATTACCACATGCACTGTCCAACACTGATTTCAGTCACTGACCTGATACATTTTTTGGGCTTTATCATATCTATAAACTCCTATTTTAGTATATTATATAATTTTAAGTCCACATAAGAAGAATATTGATCATGTCTGTAGCTAAAGCTTTTTATATTCTATATTCAACCATCTGCAAAAATGAGTCAGTTGACTTATTGGTTTGTCATTGTTGAGTTGTAGGCATGGGTCTCCAAGCCTTTTGAGGGCTACTGCATTCATAgggaaacaataaataaaagaaaaatgaaagcttCAGAGGTTAAGGAGTTTCCACAATGAGTCACAACCATATAGGCTCAACTTCACCTTGCTTTTTTAAGAACTGAGATTAGATCTAGTAACTATCTGAGTGCCTGGTATGAAGCTGCACTGATGAATATAAACAATCTTAGGTACACcaattaaaaagtattttcccGAGTTAAATACTTGTTCTCATTTCATCTTATTAACTGCTTAAACTGCAAATCATTGCGGGCTATTATGATCATAGAATGCTATTCCTTTATGAAGGTAATAAGGAGAATGGCTTTATAATGTAATAGACAGGACCCAATTGTCTGTTGTGAACAAATAATTGCTCAGACTTTTGCTGAGCTTCTTTGCTCCTGTTCATGCCTCACTACCCTAAAATGTACTTATTCCCTAATGAAAAAGAGCTTCAGaaaagcattttgtgtttttaataagtTTTTTTAATTGAGCAGTTGATGTGGCTGACTTTACACTTACTGCAGCTGTCAATGACATCTGTCCAATGGTTCCTCTTGATTCGTGCTTTCTGTTAATTTTCTTAAGATTTTTTTGAAGTGGATGatttattatttgatttacACTGTAGAGTACCTGCTACTATCTTTACAACATCTAACAAAATTTTAATGAAAGGCACAACAGGAAGGTTCTTACTGTGAAAAAGCAGCTTGAAGTGTAAAGTTTGTACTGgcagatttaattaaaatagcGGGAGAGGAATAGAGTTCATCACTTGTAGATGTATTATACAGTTGGGAGCTAACAACAGGAGAGTGGCTTACATCTGCTGTATACAATGGAAGTATTAGTTGAACTGGACACTACTTCAAGATAATGCTCCACATACAGGGCACAGGGCATATACTCAGAAAAATTTCAGGTTCACAGCACTGTTTCTTAAGGCTTGTAGTGCACATCTTCTCTGTAACTGCCCTTGAACATAGCATTGACTCCCTAAAACTGCAGCAGGGGCAGTGCCCTGTGGCTAACTCTGTGCTGTGGTCCCTATGAAAGCACGAATACACACAGGTattatgtgtgtgggtgtgtgtgtgtgtgtgtgtgtaacctaGGAGGgatatgtgaaaaaacaaagagtTCAATCCAAATGACAGCAATTCCTACGCTCCACAGGACGAAGCTAAAACAAGGATGCCAGGAATGTGGTAATTCTACCTTTCAATGTAGGCAACATAGACTTGTAAACTGCCAAAATATGCCCCAAAACTAGGTCATTGCATGCTTTTTGAAAGCATTCTCAGGACATGCAATACTGTAGGAATGGCATCAATATTTTGAAATGTAGAGCAAATTTATGTCAAGGTCTTGCACACCAAGAATCTACCTATTTATTAGAAATTCAAGGTCagctttttgaacttttttgtaAAACTCAGCTGACTGTTACTCCACCGGAGAGCAGCTAagccaaacacaaacagacatgatGTAACACTGCAGTATTTGTTGTGATGAGAACAGAAGCAGCCACATTGACATCTACAGTATATGTCAGTGCTGATCATTTAATCTCTTTTACTGATGCAGTACTATCACCAAGAGGTGGACATGGAAACCTCTGCAGTCAAAATAGGAGATGATTAAGGAGTACTAATGACCAGTTACCATTAGCAGTGCCTGCTCCTGAAGCAACTGCTGCTGGAGGATTTCTAACTGCCGCTGCTCCTCTTCTAACTTATGTCTGATAAACTCCTGAAGAAAGGTAAGAGGAAGGAATGATAAGCATTAAGGtagtaaaaatgaaagtatATGGGGGAGGGGTTGAAGACAGAAGCAGACAGGAGTTATGTAATTCTGTTCATGTGACAGAAACTATGTGTTAACCTGGTAAGAAAATTCCACAATTCAGACAATTACTTTCAGTAGCAAAACACACACTCCGTCACTGTTTACAACAAtttaaagagagaaataaatgtgaacattaaaacatcacacCAGCACTACGTAGAGACTGCCATAAATTGCTAGACtttgaataaataaagtatttAGCAGCACTCTATGACTGTTGTGAGGTAGCATACTGACATAAAATCAGTATTTGGCAATACAAGGTGATGATGCCAGACTCTTGTGTTAGTGAGGGTAGACTGGAAACAGAGCATAAGAGATGCAGAGAGCTCACCCACAGAAAACTCATCTCTGAGTAAATACACTAATTTAGACCCTTGCTGCTATGGCAACCTACTCATGGAATTTCACCACCAGAGCAACTTGCACAGTGTTTCTGACAGACACGCCCACACTTCACACTGATTGGCTGATGGCAGCCCCATGTCTCCTGTGGTTGG from Amphiprion ocellaris isolate individual 3 ecotype Okinawa chromosome 14, ASM2253959v1, whole genome shotgun sequence encodes the following:
- the mink1 gene encoding misshapen-like kinase 1 isoform X5 — encoded protein: MSENAPTRSLDDIDLAALRDPAGIFELVEVVGNGTYGQVYKGRHVKTGQLAAIKVMDVTEEEEEEIKAEINMLKKYSHHRNIATYYGAFVKKSPPGHDDQLWLVMEFCGAGSVTDLVKNTKGSSLKEDWIAYICREILRGLSHLHAHKVIHRDIKGQNVLLTENAEVKLVDFGVSAQLDRTVGRRNTFIGTPYWMAPEVIACDENPDSTYDYRSDIWSLGITAIEMAEGAPPLCDMHPMRALFLIPRNPPPKLKSKKWSKKFIDFIEGCLVKTYPSRPSTEQLLKHSFIRDQPTERQVRIQLKDHIDRTRKKRGEKEETEYEYSGSDEEDENRGDDRESSSILNVPGESTLRRDFQRLQQENKERSEAHKRQQAQLAAQRRDPEEHKRQLLHDRQKRIEEQKEQRRRLEEQQRKEREMVRQQEKGPHRRIDDMRREEDRRLAEREQEYKRKQLEEQRQSERLQRQLQQEHAYLVSLQQQQQEKKPQLYHYNKNLEPNNKPTWAREVEERSKLNRQGSPKICTTVSDTAIQSRSDSISQSGGVQSVQTPPMQRPVEPQGGQSKFQMAHLVPLKPYAAPVPRSQSLCDQPTKTMSAFPTQDPSLTPTPRPIHSRELVRQNSDPTSETPAPQAHQIREDRGPWIRLPDVELPPKIPQRTASIATALNTNLTSGIRHPVRASNPDLSRNDRWERGDSMNIISNLPQTGSLERHRILSSSKMDSPILSHDSRHKPGESRTSSRPGRPADHGLFAKERAEEPPRPPVKANDYSSSSESSESSEESESGEGAEEEESPTDRHRDADTDSVNTMVVHEDEGEGGEGEQAGGYGDQTMLVQRTPEKRSHNGYTNLPDVVQPSHSPTDSATHSSPGKDSVYDYQSRGLVKASGKSSFTTFVDLGMYQSPGTGDNMSITGSRFEQLKMEVRKGSMVNVNPTNTRPPNDTPEIRKYKKRFNSEILCAALWGVNLLVGTENGLKLLDRSGQGKVYPLINSRRFQQMDVLEGLNLLITISGKKNKVRVYYLAWLRNKILHNDPEVEKKQGWTTVGEMEGCVHYKVVKYERIKFLVIALKNAVEVYAWAPKPYHKFMAFKSFADLPHRPVLVDLTVEEGQRLKVIYGSCAGFHAIDVDSGNNYDIYIPVHIQSHVTPHAIVFLPSSDGMEMLLCYEDEGVYVNTYGRIIKDVVLQWGEMPTSVAHICSNQIMGWGEKAIEIRSVETGHLDGVFMHKRAQRLKFLCERNDKVFFASVRSGGSSQVYFMTLNRNCIMNW